The stretch of DNA TGCTCCCTGAGAGCACTACGTCCACGTCCAAGCCACCGGTGGTGACATTGACATCGACATAGACGGGAATGTTGATGGCGGTCACACCGCCAAAGGTGCCGATGCCGCCGTCGGTGAGCGTATTCGCTCCGGGAGTGCCGTCGATCGCGGTCGTCCCATTCAAGAAGACCGAACCGTCGGATCCGTTGTTGATGTTGTAATCCAGCGTTGTGCCGCTGTTAAACACCATGTTGATCTGGCTGGCGTCGAAGGAGCTACCACCGCTGATCGTGATGGCGCTATCACTGCTGATGCCGGCAAGGGCATTACGAACGGCCAGTTCACCGGCCAGAACAAGTGACGCCGGATTTTCGGGATCGTAGACGGAAAGGACCAATCCATAACTCGCCGGGTCCGAGCCGGGGGACGGTGGGTACGGGTTCATTGAGTCGCCCGCAGAATCGCCACCACCGCCGATGGCCGGCTGCATATCAGTTCCCTGATCGTCGAACGAGATATTGCCGCTATTGAAGGTTATCGCGCCGGACGCAATGGTCGCACAAAAAGTTCCACCGAGCGTGGTCGTATCGCTTCCTGAAGATTGAGCCGACGTGAGCAGCGTCGACGTCGAATGGTCGTAGATGGCGATACTCAGCGAACTGAAATCAGGATCCACATAGAACGTATCCGCGCGGGCGCTGCGGAAACCGGACAGCGCGCACGATGCGGAGACCAAAACTACGAGCGGCACGATGCGGGATCTCATGGGCCATTCCTTTCTCGACTAGAACGTCGTACAGGAAAAGAGCGAGGCAGCCACACAGCTCCTCGAAACCGGCGCCGATTGTCTCGCGCGCTAAGCGAAGATCAAGTTAAATCCCTATAAAAGAATCGAAGCCATTCGGCATAGTAATATGTATCCAGCGTAATTTACACGCGCTATATAAGTCATTGATGTTACAGAGAAGGCGTTGAGTAGCGGCATTTAGGGCTGCCGCTGAACGAAGCCGATAAAACACCAAGTTGCGATAACGTGCGAGACACTCGCGGAATTCCACGTTCCTCGGTTGAACTGGGGCAAGTTGCTCTATGTATCGCTATGGTCGCCGTGTTAGTAATTACGCGAGAC from Pirellulales bacterium encodes:
- a CDS encoding PEP-CTERM sorting domain-containing protein translates to MRSRIVPLVVLVSASCALSGFRSARADTFYVDPDFSSLSIAIYDHSTSTLLTSAQSSGSDTTTLGGTFCATIASGAITFNSGNISFDDQGTDMQPAIGGGGDSAGDSMNPYPPSPGSDPASYGLVLSVYDPENPASLVLAGELAVRNALAGISSDSAITISGGSSFDASQINMVFNSGTTLDYNINNGSDGSVFLNGTTAIDGTPGANTLTDGGIGTFGGVTAINIPVYVDVNVTTGGLDVDVVLSGSIGATNAAPGAPVPEPGTFVLAAMALVGCLPVAVRRMRKSR